The following proteins are encoded in a genomic region of Pseudorca crassidens isolate mPseCra1 chromosome 1, mPseCra1.hap1, whole genome shotgun sequence:
- the RNASE1 gene encoding ribonuclease pancreatic: protein MAWKSLVLLPWLVLVLLVLGWVQPSLGKESPAMKFQRQHMDSGSSPGNNSNYCNQMMMRRKMTQGRCKPVNTFVHESLEDVKAVCFQKNIHCKNGKTNCYESNSTMYITECRETGSSKYPNCAYKTSQKEKHIIVACEGDPYVPVHFDGSV, encoded by the coding sequence ATGGCTTGGAAGTCCCTGGTCCTGCTGCCATGGCTGGTCCTGGTGCTGCTGGTGCTGGGGTGGGTCCAGCCTTCCCTGGGCAAGGAATCGCCGGCCATGAAGTTCCAGCGGCAGCACATGGACTCCGGCAGCTCCCCAGGCAACAACTCCAACTACTGCAACCAAATGATGATGCGCCGAAAAATGACCCAGGGACGGTGCAAGCCGGTGAACACCTTTGTGCACGAGTCCCTGGAAGATGTCAAGGCCGTCTGCTTCCAGAAAAACATCCACTGCAAGAATGGGAAGACCAACTGCTATGAGAGCAACTCCACCATGTACATCACAGAGTGCCGCGAGACGGGCAGCTCCAAGTACCCCAACTGTGCCTACAAGACCAGCcagaaggagaaacacatcaTCGTGGCCTGTGAGGGGGACCCATACGTGCCAGTCCACTTTGACGGTTCTGTGTAG
- the RNASE6 gene encoding ribonuclease K6 — MGPGLLGCFPLLLLLGLWWSVCPLCALPKHLTKARWFEIQHIQPRLLQCNKAMSSVNNYTQHCKPQNTFLHNSFQDVAAVCDLPHIVCKNGRHNCHQSPKPVNLTQCSLTAGKYPDCRYRDGTQYKLFIVACDPPQKSDPPYPLVPVHLDKVV, encoded by the coding sequence ATGGGGCCAGGTCTTCTGGGATGCTTTCCTCTCCTATTGCTGCTGGGACTATGGTGGTCAGTGTGTCCACTTTGTGCTTTGCCTAAGCATCTCACCAAGGCTCGCTGGTTTGAAATTCAGCATATACAGCCAAGGCTTCTCCAGTGCAACAAGGCAATGAGCAGTGTCAATAATTATACTCAGCACTGTAAGCCTCAAAACACCTTTCTGCACAACTCCTTCCAGGACGTGGCTGCTGTCTGTGATTTGCCCCACATCGTCTGTAAGAATGGGCGGCACAACTGCCACCAGAGTCCAAAGCCTGTTAACCTGACTCAGTGCAGTCTCACTGCGGGGAAGTATCCTGACTGCCGCTACCGAGATGGCACCCAATACAAGCTCTTCATTGTTGCCTGTGACCCCCCTCAGAAGAGCGACCCTCCTTATCCTTTGGTTCCTGTACACTTAGACAAGGTTGTTTAA
- the EDDM3B gene encoding epididymal secretory protein E3-beta → MASSLKVLGPLLALLFPLCGLLVHSQNVSWREFVKQHHPSTNWEFSKYKCSDLMRERGVSKDENYHIFVYTVWHKIEHICIRNWRDHYRNVYMWAPYPFKTLKCYQKNSKNNYKDYKSYSYIEFHCGTNGFVDGIEDMQLLEDISN, encoded by the coding sequence ATGGCATCCTCTCTAAAGGTCCTAGGCCCTCTCTTGGCTCTGCTGTTCCCTCTATGTGGGCTCCTTGTACACAGCCAGAACGTTTCCTGGAGGGAATTCGTGAAACAGCACCACCCTAGCACAAACTGGGAATTCAGCAAGTACAAGTGCAGTGATCTGATGAGGGAAAGAGGTGTTTCAAAAGACGAGAACTATCACATCTTTGTCTATACCGTATGGCACAAGATTGAGCATATATGCATCAGGAACTGGAGAGATCACTAcagaaatgtatatatgtgggcCCCATATCCCTTCAAAACACTCAAGTGCTACCAGAAGAATAGCAAAAACAACTACAAAGATTACAAGAGCTACAGCTACATTGAATTCCATTGTGGCACGAATGGGTTTGTTGATGGCATAGAGGACATGCAGTTGTTAGAGGATATCAGCAACTAG
- the RNASE4 gene encoding ribonuclease 4: MALQTTHALLLLLLLTLLGLGLVQPSYGQDRMYQRFLRQHVDPDVTGGDVGYCNLMMQRRKMTSHQCKRFNTFIHEDLGNIHSICRTANIQCKNGRMNCHEGVVRVTDCRETGSSRAPNCRYRAKASTRRVVIACEGNPEVPVHFDK; encoded by the coding sequence ATGGCTCTCCAGACGACCCATGCATTACTCCTGCTCTTGCTGCTGAccctgctggggctggggctggtacAGCCCTCCTATGGCCAGGATCGCATGTACCAACGATTCCTGCGGCAACACGTGGACCCTGATGTGACAGGAGGCGATGTTGGCTACTGCAACTTGATGATGCAAAGACGGAAGATGACTTCACATCAGTGCAAGCGCTTCAACACTTTCATTCATGAAGACCTTGGGAACATTCATAGTATCTGCAGAACCGCCAATATTCAGTGCAAGAATGGCCGGATGAACTGCCATGAGGGTGTAGTGAGGGTCACAGATTGCAGGGAGACAGGAAGTTCCAGGGCTCCCAACTGCAGATACCGGGCCAAGGCCAGCACCAGACGTGTTGTCATTGCCTGTGAAGGTAACCCAGAGGTGCCTGTGCACTTTGATAAATAG
- the ANG gene encoding angiogenin isoform X2: MVMFLSPLFFVFMLGLGLTPLTLAQEDYGYRHFLSQHYDPQPKGRDDRYCENMMRRRDLTNPCKEVNTFIHGSKNDIKGICDDTNGKPGEGNLRISKSSFQITTCKHKGGSLRPPCRYRATKGYRVIAIGCENDWPTHLQESFITPAQ, from the coding sequence ATGGTGATGTTCCTGAGCCCCCTGTTTTTCGTCTTCATGCTGGGTCTGGGTCTGACCCCACTGACCCTGGCTCAGGAAGACTACGGATACAGACACTTCCTGTCCCAGCACTATGATCCCCAACCAAAGGGCCGGGATGACAGATACTGTGAAAACATGATGAGGAGGCGAGACCTGACCAATCCCTGCAAAGAGGTCAACACCTTTATTCATGGCAGCAAGAATGACATCAAGGGCATCTGTGATGATACGAATGGAAAACCTGGCGAAGGCAATCTCAGAATAAGCAAGTCTTCCTTCCAGATCACCACTTGCAAGCATAAAGGAGGGTCCCTCCGGCCTCCATGCAGGTACAGAGCCACAAAAGGGTACAGAGTCATTGCTATTGGCTGTGAAAATGACTGGCCCACCCACTTGCAGGAGTCCTTTATCACTCCAGCACAGTAG